In Cryptomeria japonica chromosome 10, Sugi_1.0, whole genome shotgun sequence, a genomic segment contains:
- the LOC131069427 gene encoding uncharacterized protein LOC131069427: protein MGNTSSMLTQYDIEEVQEHCNNMFSQQEIVSLYERFCALDRNGTGFISADEFLSVPEFAVNPLSKRLLRMLDGLNFKDFISFLSPFSSKANLLQKIEFIYKVYDSDGNGKVTLRDLLEVLQDLTGSFISEEQRQQVVGQVLEEAGYSKDCTLTIDDFVKILGKSGLKMEVEVPVD, encoded by the exons ATGGGCAACACGTCAAGTATGCTTACTCAGTATGACATCGAGGAGGTCCAAGAGCACTGCAATAACATGT TTTCACAGCAAGAAATAGTTTCCCTCTATGAACGCTTTTGTGCTCTAGATCGAAATGGGACGGGTTTTATATCAGCAGACGAGTTTTTATCTGTGCCAGAGTTTGCAGTGAATCCACTTTCTAAG AGGTTGTTGAGAATGCTTGATGGCTTAAACTTCAAAGATTTTATATCCTTTTTGTCACCTTTTAGCTCGAAAGCTAATCTGCTTCAAAAAATTGAAT TCATCTACAAGGTTTATGATTCAGACGGCAATGGAAAAGTGACACTTCGTGATTTACTAGAAGTCTTGCAGGACTTGACTGGCTCTTTTATTTCTGAAGAGCAGCGCCAG CAAGTTGTGGGTCAAGTTTTGGAGGAAGCAGGGTATTCAAAAGATTGCACTTTGACGATAGATGATTTTGTGAAG